The Medicago truncatula cultivar Jemalong A17 chromosome 7, MtrunA17r5.0-ANR, whole genome shotgun sequence genome includes the window AGCATTTTGACTTCAGGCCAGGAATGATTTCGAATAATCTTGACCTCAAAAGAGGTGGCAACTTCAGGTACCAAAAGACTGCTGCTTACGGCCATTTTGGACGTGATGATCCTGATTTCACCTGGGAGACTGTCAAGATACTCAAGCCAAAGGCTTGAGTTAGCAAGCTACCATGGCATTTTTAGTGGTGGTGGTTATCATCGTAGCCATCTTTCAGATTTTGAGtgtaaagaaaataaaggagCTTCAATGCCTATATTCATCTCTTATTTAAGATACGCTTCAGGGATTGGATGCGGAAAGGAAACAGAGATGATGATGTCTTAGTTGGGCACGTTAGCACAACAGGGGCATGTAGTATTAGCTACttcgtttgtttttttattttaccactTCATTTAAATTTCATTATTATGGGTTGTATTTTCCTGTCACTCTATTGATAGTTTTGCAACCAAACTTGTGTTATTGGTGTAAACTTAGATGTTAttgatttgatattattatttccCCATTGGAgttaatttatgaaattgtttacaatccctcaaaaaaaaaattaaattgtttacaAGTTTTCCTATGTTTCCAATGGTGTCATTCAATAATTAGGATTCAACATGAAATACATTGAATTGTTAATGATAGGAAATTGCAAACATAATGTCtaaatcaaacatgtcttcAGGAGTGCAACCACAAGCGATCATGCAGCCTCTCTTCTCCGGTACCATACATCTCATCAACCTTTTCACCATTTCGAAAAAACTGGAAGGTTGGAGTGTATCGAATCTGTTGAGTTGTTTCCGGACATTCATCAATATCTGCGTATATAAATGAAAGCTTTGGGAATTTGTTGCTCAGTCTACAGAATGCAGGCAGAATTTGACTGCAAACGCCACACCTGAAAAAATAGGGAAAATAATATTAGTGAAACTGTCAACAATTTGTCTTAAAATTGATATAATTAACACATTACAACACTATAATTGATAAGTTTCTACTCTATTGGATGGAGGAAATGGGATATGGATTCTCAGCAACTCTAATATATGTTGCTCTCTCTACCACAGCATACAACGGTTAAGttagaaattaatagaaaaaaataaaatttaaaatcttagaagaaaataaaattgcagCTTGGGTGACCTTTTTTATGGTGTTCATAACCCTTCGTCATTTCTTGGTTATACTCTTTAAAACTCAGGTAGGCAAATGGTCTTCGCATTAGCAAAACATGAGTTTATCTACATTTGCACAGATGAACGTTCATTTCTCTGTAGAGAGAAGGGAATTTGCACAGATGAAAGCTACTCCTATGTTAGAACATTTCTTTCCTTTACTTTTCATTTAAGATTAAAGCCAGTGGTTTAGTTCAATGGTTGTAGTTAATGCGGCAGATCGTGTGGTAGACAGCTTCAGCTGCCAAGGATCCATACTCAACAAAATGGAAGACAATAAAGTGATGCTAGTTAACCGGAGTAAA containing:
- the LOC11432952 gene encoding thioredoxin-like 3-3; its protein translation is MEEGNTKKGLEGTGLVLSINRHSNLKSASSDDNFTQIITNIKSSKTPAVINYGASWCGVCSQILPAFCRLSNKFPKLSFIYADIDECPETTQQIRYTPTFQFFRNGEKVDEMYGTGEERLHDRLWLHS